The sequence TAGGCTACTACCTTAAAAAATGTCCAGAGGCTGAGGGCATCATCCAGCAAAAAGTAGGAGCCTGGATTCAGAAGGATTTCACCTTGGCTGCCAGCATCATTCGTTTGCACTTCCACGATTGTGCTGTTAGGGTAAGCTTAGGGACATGTACCTAACATTGATACAGTTTCTATCTATCAAATGAAAGTCCTAATAATTTTCCTTAATAAGAAGTTAATTATAAGTTTGAAAATCACTTTGCATAGAAAGGGAAGATTGTCCAATTACATTACACTAGATAATAAGTTAGTATAAATGTTATGCAAACATACATACAcatttacatacatacatgtgtgtgtgtgatatgcGTGCGCCTTTGTATGTGAGATATATAGATAAacttattttctcaaaaaaaaaaaaaaaaaaaaaaaaattaggcatgagttatatatagagtaatgctagatatattCATGTGTTATGCAAGCACCAcgtactcattttgaaaaagagttgggttcactattaaaaaattaattttttcatttggatcctagatttacttactttttcaaaaagaatgcgCGGCGCTTATACactctatgactgcaaatatcatttttcacaagggctaatgctataatataaattaaacgATTAAATTTTTACGTTCAAAATTATCTCGAAATAGTTTATCATGTAATTATACGGAGGTGTAGCTTttctgaaaaaagaaattaataattgtgCATTATTGCAGGGCTGTGATGCATCCATTCTGTTGAACTATAGAGGAAGCGAGAGGGCAGCATATGTCAGCAGCAGTCTGAGAGGTTTCCAAATGATCGATGACATTAAGGAAGCACTCGAGAAGAAGTGTCCAAGAACAGTGTCTTGTGCTGATATTCTCACTGCTGCAGCTAGAGATGCCACTGTTTTTGCTGGAGGTCCATTCTGGGAAGTCCCATTTGGGCGTAAAGATGGGAGAATTTCTCTAGCCAAAGAAGCCGAAATGGTTCCTCAAGGCCATGAAAATGTTACAGCTTTAATCCAACTTTTCAAAGCTAAAGGATTGGATATTCTTGATTTAGTCACTCTTTCTGGGGCACACACCATTGGAAGATCAACTTGTGGTCCATTTCTAAATAGGCTGTATAACTTTAATGGAACAAGAAAGCCTGATCCCTCTCTCAATACCTATTACTTGAAACTGTTGAAGAAGAGATGCAGGCACTCAACTGACCTTGTTTATCTCGATGCCATAACTCCGAGGACTTTTGACACTGTTTTCTACACAAATCTCAAGAGGAAGGCTGGATTGTTAACAACAGATCAAGACCTCTACTCAGATCCAAGAACTGCTCCTTTTGTAGAAGCAATGTCATCTCAACCCTTCTTGTTTGAGAACCAGTTTTTGGTATCTATGACAAAGCTTGGAAATGTTCAAGTTCTTACTGGGAATGAAGGTGAAGTTCGAGTGAATTGCAATTATATTAATGCCCGTTGAAGGGTAATATTGTTCAGTACTTCCAAATTATTTTCCCAATGCTTTTATTCAATAACTCATGAAACCTGACCTTCTgtgatttgaaatattgttggGAGTTTGAATATTGGTTCATTAATTATAAGTGATAACTCTTGTATTTTGACGAAGATTTTGCTTCTTATAAATcggagtgtatatatatatatatatatatatatatatatatatatatatattaattagaatatataatttttttatagttatcaAACTTGTAGTACTACTTCCTGTCAAATATTAAAATGGATTCATTTTGTTGTGAAATTGTTAATCACTTTGAAGTGGgagataaaatacataaaaatttgtgacttttacaatatttatgagCATTTGATGCTGTTAAGATCAAAATTCAAACGGAATATACTATTCccaacataaaatacaataaataattcaatatttttaaatcccaaaacaataataatattaacaaataatattctaataatattttattcaacttttaactttcatctgaattaatttcatttcaattcattattcAAATCTCAACTAATATGTTGGTCAAGAAAGCCACTCGAATAAATATAGACATTGTAATACATACTTTATGTGCCTATTTATCTTCCACTTTTTAAGTTCCAAAATGAGAGCAATCACTTTAGGAGATCTTGATGTgatatgtataaattaattatgttacaaggctcatttaaatgaagaaatttcaaatgttaATGGGAATTTGGATTCTCACCCAACCCACTTTCCAAGGAATATGAATTCCTTTGCAGTTGGTTGAAATCTACATTCTCATCACCTCTGGAGAGTTGTTTTACtttaatagataaaaataaccTTGATGATCaggttttaaattatatatatagcattttctCATTGAAAACTTTAAATTGTTAtggttattttttgttaattacttAATTTCTCTAAGTTGaattttgttatcattatttactaaatctatttttgtttctttcattatgaacatctatatatataaaatctccCTATAAAAACAAGTATCTATTTGATTCcactgaaaaaggaaaaaaaaataaggttttaATTGGAtagataaaaatgaatttaaaatttgtgtTAGATACATACAAATTCTATTTAGGAATTGAAAGAAAACCACGAATTGAAGGTCCTTGTACTTAAAATAGACCGGACGCTAGGaactaaaagtttaaaatatatatatttaaaataaaatggagcccgagaatataaaaataagaagacTAGAACTCTAGATTCTCTCTacctttttatataattttttatttattatttttttaattttttaataagccacATAATACAATATTGTGGTGCAAAGTTAAAGAAGTAAAGTGAGTGATATAAATTAGTGAGCGtaatagcattactcatagAGTAATCACAAGAAGCTTATATTATATTCCTGGAaatcctattatatatattcctcCTAATTATTAGGTACATACCAAGATATAGAATGTTAGATTTCTAAACTATTAACTCCCTCAACCTTTTTTGTGTAAAGGGTTTTTGATGGGTTATTGATCAACCTGGTCAATAGTTCGTTAAAAGCGGTAACTTAATTTTACtggtaatttataattttattttttcgtatCATGTaggtacaaaagaagaaaatcaattGATAGATCCACATTAAGCttattcaaattatataaaGTTTGAATGGAACATATAAGTATAAAGTacaatcaattttattttctttgcttacatacataatatatacatattttttagtaatgttagatacagtcgtGGAATGCTCAAATGCCACACAATTATATATTGAGCTCACAACTCAAATGCTTGAGCTGTGGTATACATGCTGGAGTTGGCACCCTAGTGAACTGGATTGCAGCTGGGCTAAGGTTGCTTATAGCTTTAAAGATTGGGTCAAGTGCTCTTTAATTGGATTGGGCCAGAGCTCAACCACTTGAAAGATTGGGctttttaaacaaatttgagTAATTAATTTCCCTcatgaaggaattatttttttttttaataaacctcTGCATTTCATTAATTTATCATGTAATACAATTGATCGCTATTTAGGCATCCCACAATAAATTCTAGGAAGTCCTCAATCCAAACTTTCTTTCCTTCTATAAACAAAGGTTTTTTGGCTAAGGTATGAGCAATCATGTTTTTCTCTCTATGAGCAAATTGTATTGACCAGTGTGTATTGTTCTTAAAATGAAATGTAACATCTTCTACTAATCTACCATAACAAGTTAGCATCTCTTCTTCACTACAAACTGCTAGGATGACCTCCCTTGCATCCCCTTCAAATGAAGATCATTGCACAGCTCCACTGCTATCCTCAATGGTTGACATTCTGCAATGATTGCCTCTTCTACATGTTCTTTCTGATCGCACACAACAGTTAAGACCTTTCCAGTCTCATCTCTAATTATAATccctattttcatttttttttttatctaatgaagcatctcaattaattttgaaatatcCACAATCTGGTTTTTCCCACCTCAGAATGTTGGCACCTCTGATCTGCACTTGACTGTCTGAATTGCTGAAATTCTACACTACTTGGTAGTCCCTTACAATAGTCTTAGTAGATAGCATTAGTCTATTAGGACATTCCATTATGTTTTCAAAGACCACACCATTCACTCGAAGCCAAACTTTCCTAAGAGTTACTGTCATCTCCCCCAGCTGGCCCTTGTTTAGAGAACTCCTACATTTATCCCACATAAACAGAGAGTCATCTTCAAATCTTTCCCACTTTTGAACAGAGCTTTTGTCACTTCTCTAGATGTCATTTGCAACATGCCTCCGGAaggaattgatatttttttttttagcagaaCATCTATGCAAGAGGCATTATTTTTGGGAGTGGGTAGATCACCACGGATGAATATGGGGATCAGGTTATACagcaatttcatttttcatatacatCAACTTTGCTAGGTAAATTTTGGGATAATTACCTAATAAACACATCATTTGATGTTGACTTTAAAGTAAATATGAAGtctcaatttaaataatgtgtatttcataatttattaatgtaaataattataatactGACATGTTGATGCAGGGTTCAGAATcaatttttgatttttattagtaaatacTATCAttagagttttctttttttgtttcatattttcttaattattagtCTCAATCTCTAGTTTCTGTGGATTACCTaatcttcaaaataattctTATTTGGTTCGGCATCACATATTCTAACGACAAAGTAATTACAGCTTAGTCTGGtttgaaatttgattaaaattGAAGAACTAAATCAATTCACTTGACTTTCGTGAGATGGTTAATTGGTCAACCAAGACTTTGAGACTTTGAGAGTGTTCACGCTAAACGTCTCGTTAAGACGTTTAATCAATTAGTAAATTGACTTGCTAGACGTGAGTGAAAAGCCCCAACCAAGTACTATATTGCCGAAATTTGTTGCATATCAGGTAATTTCTAAATCCCAATTAATTAAACTTGCTTTGAGCACCGCTtatcactataacaaaaatttaattttgggacgatttttgtttgagatgaaatcaaaattgtccaaaaaaaaaaagagatgtagagacgaaattcaaatttcgtttttaaaaaatgacGGAAGATGTTTACCGTTTGAACGGTATATGTAGGGATGAAAAATTTCcttcataataaaataactgttCGAATATTGACTAAAAACGTTcaaacaaagtaaaataaacatTCAAACGGATATTATTTATGGTCGAATGAGAAGTTAAGTGACAAAATTTAGCAGGACATTGACCTATTTGAACAATATACAACAACATTTGAATGTCAAAGTTAATAAATGTttgaacatatattatatatgatcgaaTGAGAAATTGGCAGGTCAAGTCACTAAATTTAGAGAAACATTGacttaccgttcgaacatattaTTATAAGGTTCGAACGAATtggttaattaatatttgaatgtaaaataaagagTTTGAATAGAgctttattgtaaaaatatctAGCGGGAATTGACAAATGTTTGAACTGTGtatattccgttcgaatggtgacataaatttttaaaattttttatgacaataccttacttaattattaacaaatatttaatttatataaaaattagcaattaaataatatatacaatagaaatcattaattaatttagaaaatacaaatatgatttataactaaattaaatttacaaaacacaaaatattttctatacaaaaaacacaaaaaatgcaaataaagatagaaaactCTACATACAATCGTTGTGTGCAGTCGAAATACAATCGTCTGACATTGGGTCCCACTCTTTTCTTCCTCccactttcttcctctctctttctctccactTCTTTTTTCTGATAACTCACTTTCttcctctcactttctctccaCTTCTTTTTTATGATGGCCCGTTCTCTACTGGATTGGAGACCCCACCATTCTAAGTGTCAAGAAAACAAGTGAAGATGTCGTTGATTCCAAGTTCATTTTGTGGCAGATGAAGCAATGTCTTCAATCCATGCTCGCTCAAAATATGGGATCCCTTTAAGAATTTTCTACTCGCTTCTTCTTCTCTATCAGGATCTTAATTTGCGAGGGAGAAGTCTGCTTTTGTCAATTCTCGTGTGGATTGGAAGGAGATCCCAGAAGCCCACGTGTTCAAGGATCTCCCTGGGCTTAAGAAGGAGGAAGTGAATGTTATAGTTGAAGACGACAGAGTGCTTTAGATAAGCTGGGAGGGGAATGTGGAGAAGGAAGACAAGACTGACACCTGGCACAGGGTGGAGCATAACAGTGGCAAGTTCTTGAGGAGGTTCAAGCTGTCAAAGAATGCAAAGATGGATGAGATTAAGGCTGTGATAGAAAACGGGGCTCTCACTGTTACTGTTCCCAAAGCGAAGGTGAAGAAACTAGTCATCAAGGCAATAGAAGTTGGAAGTAATTGAACGTGTGCTGTTGTTGGACAAAAACACAGAACCAACCACAAATAATTGAtcccaaaaagagagagagagagagagagagagagagatgagaaagaaaaaaatgaagaggaaagaaaagttCTTGggaaagaagaaggagaaagagagagagagaggggtctagtttgttttgtcctttttacttttttattctcaCGTTTACTTGCCTCTTGCATATATTGACTATACCTAGCAAAATTG comes from Juglans microcarpa x Juglans regia isolate MS1-56 chromosome 8S, Jm3101_v1.0, whole genome shotgun sequence and encodes:
- the LOC121245030 gene encoding peroxidase 7-like → MIKFCYLAIFIILVHHLVAIQSINAAAPKKGVSRNPADFLSLGYYLKKCPEAEGIIQQKVGAWIQKDFTLAASIIRLHFHDCAVRGCDASILLNYRGSERAAYVSSSLRGFQMIDDIKEALEKKCPRTVSCADILTAAARDATVFAGGPFWEVPFGRKDGRISLAKEAEMVPQGHENVTALIQLFKAKGLDILDLVTLSGAHTIGRSTCGPFLNRLYNFNGTRKPDPSLNTYYLKLLKKRCRHSTDLVYLDAITPRTFDTVFYTNLKRKAGLLTTDQDLYSDPRTAPFVEAMSSQPFLFENQFLVSMTKLGNVQVLTGNEGEVRVNCNYINAR